Proteins found in one Leptospira terpstrae serovar Hualin str. LT 11-33 = ATCC 700639 genomic segment:
- a CDS encoding rhomboid family intramembrane serine protease — translation MFVFEKANHNFRKPILTFGFIFLSMLTLFFNDPKSYAFTPNQEIGFNLVFSFFFNSSFTEWLTNAIYLYMFADNIEDVIGHFYFFILFLFFGILTNLTYFLFHIHSNIPVVGTSGVVSGILGMYYVFFPNVKSMMVFERISFRDVPIFISLSVWILIQSCFYVIELDNQVRSVYGGQVVAFLTGATLAQIFVRYRFIDRLENNLRMSTFRNKTVLCPSCNKPIPAKKYGRFHCSSCNTKFTFDRTGKKFL, via the coding sequence ATGTTTGTATTTGAGAAAGCAAACCATAACTTTAGAAAACCAATCCTAACTTTTGGATTTATTTTTCTGTCTATGTTGACTTTGTTTTTTAATGATCCTAAATCCTATGCATTCACACCCAATCAGGAGATTGGTTTCAATTTAGTTTTCTCCTTCTTTTTTAATTCTTCTTTTACGGAATGGCTTACAAATGCAATCTATTTGTATATGTTTGCTGACAATATAGAAGATGTAATCGGACATTTTTATTTTTTCATTTTATTTCTTTTTTTTGGAATCCTAACCAACCTAACCTATTTTTTATTTCATATACATTCCAATATACCTGTTGTTGGCACATCTGGTGTTGTTTCAGGAATTCTTGGAATGTATTATGTATTTTTTCCAAATGTAAAAAGTATGATGGTATTCGAAAGGATCAGTTTTCGAGATGTACCAATATTTATTAGTCTCAGCGTTTGGATTCTCATCCAATCCTGTTTCTATGTAATTGAATTAGACAACCAAGTACGCAGTGTTTACGGGGGGCAAGTAGTTGCTTTTTTAACAGGTGCTACCCTTGCTCAAATTTTTGTGCGCTACCGATTTATAGATCGATTAGAAAATAACCTACGGATGTCTACTTTTAGAAACAAAACTGTTCTTTGTCCTTCTTGTAATAAACCAATTCCTGCAAAAAAATATGGAAGGTTCCACTGTTCGTCTTGTAATACAAAATTCACTTTCGATCGAACTGGAAAGAAATTTCTCTAA
- a CDS encoding SDR family NAD(P)-dependent oxidoreductase, with product MKATKERIALVTGANRGIGKQVSIDLAKQGIYVLVGARNPGEAADTLAAVQAVGKGEILSLDVSKEQSISEALDTITGSFGKLDILVNNAGIFADPGSFFDTTSEDLHRTLLVNLYGPLRLIQTFLPLMIQNNFGRIVNVSSGMGQLSDMGGGYPAYRISKTAINALTNVSSVEAVGKNIKINSVCPGWVKTDMGGASATRPVEKGAETIVWAATLPDSGPTGKFFRDKKEISW from the coding sequence ATGAAAGCAACCAAGGAACGCATTGCCCTTGTTACAGGGGCCAACCGAGGGATTGGGAAACAAGTCTCCATAGATCTTGCCAAACAAGGAATTTATGTGCTTGTTGGTGCCAGAAATCCAGGAGAAGCTGCTGACACCTTGGCGGCGGTCCAGGCGGTAGGGAAAGGGGAAATCCTTTCCCTTGATGTATCTAAGGAACAAAGCATTAGCGAAGCTCTAGACACAATCACCGGGAGTTTTGGTAAATTAGACATCCTCGTCAACAATGCGGGGATCTTTGCCGATCCTGGATCTTTTTTTGATACCACCAGTGAAGACTTACATAGAACCTTACTCGTAAATTTGTACGGCCCACTTCGTTTGATTCAAACATTTTTACCATTGATGATCCAAAACAATTTTGGACGGATTGTGAACGTAAGTTCTGGGATGGGACAATTGTCTGATATGGGGGGTGGTTATCCTGCTTACCGTATTTCCAAAACTGCCATCAATGCACTCACCAATGTTTCCAGTGTAGAAGCTGTGGGAAAGAATATCAAAATCAATTCTGTTTGTCCCGGTTGGGTAAAAACCGATATGGGGGGAGCCAGTGCGACAAGACCCGTGGAAAAAGGGGCAGAAACCATCGTTTGGGCGGCAACGTTACCTGACAGTGGTCCTACAGGAAAATTCTTTCGGGATAAAAAAGAGATTAGCTGGTAG
- a CDS encoding SRPBCC family protein: MNTNKNEVKLERRGEREVVFTRYFDAPRELVFDCHTKPEFMKRWLIGPEGMVLDTCEQDLKVGGKYLYLYADQKGNKSGVYGTFREVVVPETLANTENYIMEMSDFNPNAPEDPNATFESRTFTTEGKRTLMTHLCRYASAEVCKMMVESGAADGMAECYLELDKLLIEVV; encoded by the coding sequence ATGAATACAAACAAAAATGAAGTGAAGTTAGAACGTCGAGGTGAAAGAGAAGTTGTGTTTACAAGATACTTCGATGCGCCAAGGGAATTGGTTTTTGATTGCCACACCAAACCTGAGTTCATGAAAAGATGGCTCATTGGACCTGAAGGTATGGTGCTTGATACTTGCGAACAAGATTTAAAAGTAGGTGGCAAATACTTGTATCTCTATGCAGACCAAAAGGGAAATAAATCCGGTGTTTACGGAACGTTTCGTGAAGTGGTTGTACCTGAAACACTAGCCAATACAGAGAATTACATTATGGAAATGTCGGACTTCAATCCGAATGCTCCAGAAGATCCTAATGCAACATTCGAGTCTCGCACTTTTACGACAGAAGGCAAACGAACACTGATGACACATCTCTGTCGATACGCTTCCGCCGAAGTTTGTAAGATGATGGTGGAAAGTGGTGCGGCTGATGGAATGGCGGAATGTTATTTGGAGCTGGATAAATTACTAATTGAGGTTGTTTAG
- a CDS encoding DUF4180 domain-containing protein, with translation MKVRKINQNNIEIAMIDSEEILIKDGSSALDFFATVQYDSGCDRFVLKQSHFTGDFFDLKSKIAGEVLQKIVNYRMKLAIVGDFSIYSSKSLNDFIYEMNTGKDVFFVKTEKEATDHLSNV, from the coding sequence ATGAAAGTTCGCAAAATAAATCAAAACAATATTGAAATCGCAATGATTGATTCAGAAGAAATTCTGATTAAAGATGGTTCGTCTGCCCTAGACTTCTTTGCTACTGTCCAATACGATTCAGGATGTGACCGTTTCGTTTTAAAACAGTCTCATTTTACTGGGGACTTTTTTGATTTAAAATCGAAAATAGCAGGGGAAGTTTTACAAAAGATTGTGAACTACCGGATGAAACTGGCAATCGTAGGAGATTTTTCTATTTATTCAAGCAAAAGTTTAAATGATTTTATCTACGAAATGAACACAGGGAAAGATGTTTTTTTTGTTAAAACTGAGAAGGAAGCAACTGACCACCTAAGCAATGTCTAA
- a CDS encoding glycosyltransferase, with amino-acid sequence MVKNHLSLVIPSYRESERLPLFLESLLDTFKGSKSIEFIVVDDGSPLEEFKTLNIKIKHLLSNPQLKIIRQETNSGKGSAIQLGLQNAKGNYYGFVDADGATPAYEVLRIWNYANDHKEIDLLAGSRIIMMGRNVKKSFYRHLTNRIFSFYFSLVFQIQMYDPQCGCKIFKKSSYLEVIQKISDLRWLWDTQLLVLLFRNGFKIEEFPVDWKDIPGSKFSFMKDSIRVVLSTWKYRNIH; translated from the coding sequence ATGGTTAAAAATCACCTTAGTTTAGTCATTCCCTCTTACCGTGAATCAGAAAGACTCCCGCTCTTTTTGGAATCTCTTTTGGATACATTCAAAGGTTCCAAGTCTATTGAATTCATTGTAGTCGATGATGGAAGTCCACTCGAAGAATTCAAAACTCTAAACATTAAAATCAAACATTTACTTTCCAATCCCCAATTAAAAATAATTCGCCAAGAAACAAATTCTGGTAAAGGGAGTGCCATTCAATTGGGACTACAAAATGCAAAAGGCAATTATTATGGCTTTGTAGATGCCGACGGTGCGACCCCTGCTTACGAAGTTTTACGCATTTGGAACTACGCAAATGATCACAAAGAAATAGACTTACTTGCGGGTTCTAGAATCATCATGATGGGGCGAAATGTAAAAAAGTCATTCTACAGACATCTTACCAACCGAATCTTTTCATTTTATTTTTCCTTAGTATTTCAAATTCAAATGTATGATCCACAGTGCGGATGTAAAATTTTCAAAAAATCTTCCTATTTAGAAGTCATTCAAAAAATTTCCGACTTACGTTGGTTATGGGATACTCAATTACTAGTTTTATTATTTAGAAATGGATTTAAAATTGAAGAATTTCCTGTGGATTGGAAAGACATCCCTGGATCCAAATTTAGTTTTATGAAAGATTCAATTCGTGTGGTCCTATCCACTTGGAAATACCGAAACATTCATTAA
- a CDS encoding aldo/keto reductase — MKVPQIEFTKNNFSISRLVYGIWRLHEDKEGTSPERILEKIEVCLSLGIDTFDHADIYGGFENEELFGKTLGKIPTLKSKIKIISKCGIQIPGPKFPTKHYNTSKEHIRYSVERSLRKLQVDKLDVVLIHRPDPLMDPYELAGIFEVLIKEGKVLHFGVSNFTTSQFQMLQSVYKKPLFTNQVEFHPFYTEPLFNGTFDQALESNFHPMVWSPTAGGRIFTPKSERELATFSKLQEIAKLKSSGVDQVLYSWFLNHPSGLVPILGTNDIKRIQSAAGSFSYPLSRMEWFSILEAARGMEVA; from the coding sequence ATGAAAGTTCCACAAATTGAATTTACCAAAAATAATTTTTCTATTTCTAGATTGGTATATGGAATTTGGCGATTGCATGAAGATAAAGAAGGTACTTCGCCAGAAAGGATTCTTGAAAAAATAGAAGTTTGTCTCAGTTTGGGAATTGATACCTTTGATCATGCTGATATTTATGGAGGTTTTGAGAATGAAGAACTATTTGGCAAAACCTTAGGCAAAATTCCGACCTTAAAATCAAAAATCAAAATCATTTCTAAGTGTGGAATTCAAATTCCAGGACCCAAGTTTCCCACCAAACATTACAATACATCTAAAGAACACATTCGTTACTCAGTAGAACGATCCTTACGTAAACTGCAAGTTGACAAGTTGGATGTGGTACTCATCCATAGACCAGATCCCCTGATGGATCCGTATGAATTGGCCGGAATTTTTGAAGTTCTCATCAAAGAAGGAAAGGTACTCCATTTTGGTGTTTCCAATTTCACAACTTCCCAGTTCCAAATGTTACAATCTGTTTATAAGAAACCCCTTTTCACAAACCAAGTTGAGTTTCATCCTTTCTACACCGAACCTTTGTTTAATGGAACATTTGACCAAGCCTTGGAATCCAATTTCCATCCGATGGTATGGTCTCCTACAGCAGGGGGAAGAATCTTTACTCCTAAATCAGAAAGAGAACTGGCAACCTTTTCGAAACTTCAGGAAATCGCTAAGTTAAAAAGCTCTGGGGTAGACCAAGTTTTATATTCTTGGTTTTTGAATCATCCCTCAGGACTTGTTCCCATTTTGGGAACAAATGATATAAAGCGAATTCAGTCAGCGGCTGGTAGTTTTTCCTATCCTCTGAGTCGCATGGAATGGTTTTCCATTTTGGAAGCGGCTCGGGGTATGGAAGTAGCATAA
- a CDS encoding alpha/beta hydrolase has translation MPMFFLSLQESKNTVIFSICMAKSCSLFHNLRQLSAVFLITVSFVLVSCSGRPKYEPKANLSYANFEVYFQEKLQESKRKNHRPGNEERYISFGKKTPLAFLYIHGYGASRAEGEEVMEKLAKKFKANTYLLRLPGHGTNKEDQRDQTFANYLDASREALYMMQSQGDRVVVFGSSMGGLLATWLASEYPEEVDGLVLANPFYAPVDGSLNILNYPGGLTFIHLLKGKVRASAHNNNPKVLPERNNFWYPEQYFSALVGVNDLKNYAAVPEVFRKVTSPALLLYYYKSEKEQDPTASVPKMLEGYTNFGLEKSPSPLNKKVAVENGMHVLMSKWVITDKAFIEAQTEKWLTELAKSK, from the coding sequence ATGCCAATGTTTTTTCTCTCTTTACAAGAAAGCAAAAACACTGTAATATTTTCCATTTGTATGGCTAAATCGTGTTCTTTATTCCACAACCTCAGGCAGCTGTCTGCTGTCTTCCTCATCACTGTTTCCTTTGTCCTTGTTTCTTGCAGTGGGCGACCAAAGTACGAACCCAAAGCAAACTTAAGTTATGCGAACTTTGAAGTTTATTTCCAAGAGAAGTTACAAGAAAGCAAAAGAAAGAACCACAGACCAGGTAACGAAGAACGTTATATTAGTTTTGGTAAAAAAACTCCTCTCGCTTTTTTATACATCCATGGATATGGAGCTTCTCGTGCCGAAGGGGAAGAAGTGATGGAAAAGTTGGCAAAAAAATTTAAAGCCAATACTTACTTACTTCGTCTTCCAGGTCATGGAACCAACAAAGAAGACCAAAGAGACCAAACCTTTGCCAATTATTTAGATGCTTCTCGTGAAGCTTTGTATATGATGCAATCCCAAGGAGATAGAGTGGTGGTGTTTGGAAGTTCCATGGGAGGTCTCCTTGCGACTTGGCTTGCTTCGGAATACCCAGAAGAAGTAGATGGACTTGTACTGGCGAATCCCTTCTACGCTCCAGTAGATGGAAGTTTGAATATTTTAAACTATCCTGGGGGACTTACCTTCATCCATTTGCTGAAAGGAAAAGTGAGAGCCTCAGCACACAATAACAATCCTAAGGTGTTACCCGAAAGAAATAACTTTTGGTATCCAGAACAATACTTCTCCGCACTCGTAGGTGTGAATGATTTAAAAAACTATGCAGCAGTTCCTGAAGTATTTCGAAAAGTGACTTCTCCCGCATTACTTTTGTACTACTATAAATCTGAGAAAGAACAAGACCCAACGGCCAGTGTTCCTAAAATGTTAGAAGGATATACAAATTTTGGTTTGGAAAAATCACCAAGTCCTCTCAACAAAAAAGTAGCAGTGGAAAATGGAATGCATGTTCTCATGTCTAAGTGGGTCATCACAGACAAAGCCTTTATCGAAGCGCAAACCGAAAAATGGCTCACGGAACTGGCAAAGTCTAAGTAA
- a CDS encoding ArsR/SmtB family transcription factor: MQTLDATFSALADPTRRAILMRLAKGDLTVMELAKPFRMSQPAISKHLKVLEEAGLVSTTIRAQERPRRLETAPLKTAIDWIEKYRQMWEKRYQVLDGLLAELQTIQTKGNRKK; the protein is encoded by the coding sequence ATGCAAACTCTTGATGCAACATTCTCTGCCCTTGCCGACCCCACTCGAAGGGCCATTCTTATGCGCCTTGCGAAAGGTGATTTAACGGTCATGGAACTTGCCAAACCGTTTCGAATGAGTCAACCCGCTATATCCAAACACCTGAAAGTTTTGGAAGAAGCAGGCCTTGTTTCTACGACCATCCGTGCGCAAGAGAGGCCCCGACGGTTGGAAACAGCACCGTTAAAAACCGCAATCGACTGGATCGAAAAATACCGCCAGATGTGGGAAAAAAGATATCAGGTGTTAGATGGATTACTTGCCGAATTACAAACAATACAAACAAAGGGAAATAGGAAAAAATGA
- a CDS encoding LLM class flavin-dependent oxidoreductase, with protein MKPIPQAPIIRSENPAVEVAWFCDLCNGDYEYLGVPDGSLRSSFEHCSDIIRLADELGYQNILLPSSYQTGQDTLTFAAAASQLTKQISLLTAIRCGEIHPPMLARTLSTLDHMLKGRLNINIISSDLPGTQRDSKTRYEISKEVIQILKQGWTEDRIHFQGKHYQLDLPTDPVKSYQQNGGPLLYFGGISPDARALCAEFCDVFLMWPETEERLADTMKDLSLRAATFGRTIDFGLRIHLIVRETEEEAREAAKRLLSKVDIEKANDIKHRALDSNSAGVLRQDELRRSADSDLFIEPMVWSGIGLARSGCGSAIVGTPEQVYEKIQRYIQMGIRAFIFSGYPLLEESKIFAKTVLPKLNTINFAEAQGRKPKGIPVTPLTTGERK; from the coding sequence ATGAAGCCAATTCCCCAAGCACCCATCATTCGCTCTGAAAACCCCGCTGTCGAAGTTGCCTGGTTTTGTGACCTTTGTAACGGAGACTATGAATACTTAGGAGTTCCCGATGGGTCCTTACGTTCTAGTTTCGAGCATTGTTCGGATATCATCCGTTTGGCGGATGAGTTAGGTTACCAAAACATCCTCCTTCCTTCCTCTTACCAAACAGGACAGGATACCTTAACTTTTGCCGCCGCCGCTTCCCAATTGACAAAACAAATTTCTCTCCTCACCGCGATTCGTTGCGGCGAAATCCATCCTCCTATGCTTGCTCGAACTCTTTCCACTTTGGATCATATGTTAAAGGGAAGATTAAATATCAATATCATCTCCTCTGACTTACCAGGAACCCAAAGAGATTCCAAAACAAGATATGAAATTTCCAAAGAGGTGATTCAAATTCTAAAACAAGGTTGGACGGAAGATCGAATTCACTTTCAAGGAAAACACTATCAGTTGGATCTTCCCACTGATCCAGTGAAGTCTTACCAACAGAATGGAGGACCCCTATTGTACTTCGGTGGAATATCTCCTGATGCGCGTGCTCTTTGTGCAGAGTTTTGTGATGTGTTTTTGATGTGGCCCGAAACAGAAGAGAGACTTGCAGATACTATGAAGGACTTGAGCCTTCGGGCAGCCACCTTTGGAAGGACAATTGATTTTGGACTTCGGATTCATTTGATTGTGAGAGAAACAGAAGAAGAAGCACGGGAAGCCGCGAAACGTCTGTTATCTAAAGTTGATATAGAAAAAGCAAACGATATAAAACACAGAGCTTTGGATTCTAATTCTGCTGGAGTTTTGCGTCAAGATGAGTTACGTAGGTCTGCAGATTCTGATTTATTTATTGAACCAATGGTTTGGTCTGGGATAGGCCTTGCACGTTCCGGTTGTGGTTCGGCAATCGTAGGTACTCCAGAACAAGTATATGAAAAAATCCAGAGATACATTCAAATGGGAATTCGCGCATTTATTTTTTCCGGTTATCCCTTACTTGAGGAATCAAAGATTTTTGCAAAAACAGTTCTCCCAAAATTAAACACCATTAACTTTGCAGAAGCGCAAGGTAGAAAACCAAAAGGAATTCCTGTGACACCACTGACAACTGGGGAAAGAAAATGA
- a CDS encoding SLC5 family protein, whose product MANQLSVMIASIDILFFVCTFLLVLGVGMYAGRKESSSSDYFLGGRSLPWWGIAGSLFGTNISANHLVGMLGIGFSVGFAQSHYEFGSIPAIVLLAFVFLPLFRRKKFYTLSQFLQGKFGATAGRIYSGISLILITIQLTGALYIGARSFLPFLKDAGINITYTEVVIWIAFTSTIYTWFGGLKSVVYTDVIQTVLILASGILLAYLSITRPEVGGIFELLAKEESRVDGLSKMNLYLPPNHPTLPWTGALSGLFLLHIFYWNTNQYVVQRTLGGKSLREARFGILVGGLLKLTVPFFSILTGVAAFQIWTALGAATEIAPDEAFSKLVVLVVPLGYGLIGVILAGLLGAIFSSIDSMLHSAATLFTIDFYKPFKVRMNQKLSDRDEMNSGRIFLIIFSCLVTILAILFVDPNSKKNFFIELSNQSSHFTPALLVVFLFGILNIKIDSRMICITILLTPVFSFLLPSLYSYVSPTFIKQIFGDDLNFLHRVFFSFHFAIVILSFAAYIQYRNTKGPVDANTQKTGTFNGKLLLFYFRSIVKPSVRNWILFLFIFLGLVTTRIKIPEIKIYVSIAGFLMFLIFSFFITIRKRMPKQNLATLFRKRDEWLYGILLGTTFFFYLWF is encoded by the coding sequence ATGGCGAATCAATTATCTGTTATGATAGCAAGTATCGACATCCTATTTTTTGTCTGTACCTTCCTCTTGGTCCTTGGCGTGGGGATGTATGCGGGAAGAAAGGAATCTTCCTCTTCTGACTATTTTCTTGGGGGCAGGAGTCTTCCTTGGTGGGGAATTGCCGGTTCCCTATTTGGAACCAATATTTCCGCAAACCATCTGGTCGGAATGCTTGGCATTGGATTTTCCGTCGGGTTTGCCCAAAGCCATTATGAATTTGGATCCATACCAGCTATCGTTCTTTTGGCTTTTGTTTTCCTCCCTCTCTTTCGTCGTAAAAAGTTTTATACCTTATCTCAATTTCTGCAGGGAAAATTTGGAGCCACGGCAGGTAGAATTTATTCTGGAATCTCACTCATCCTCATTACAATCCAACTCACAGGAGCGCTCTACATTGGGGCACGAAGTTTTCTTCCTTTTCTGAAAGATGCTGGTATCAACATCACCTACACAGAAGTTGTGATTTGGATTGCCTTCACTTCAACCATCTATACGTGGTTTGGTGGTCTTAAATCCGTTGTATATACTGATGTGATCCAAACAGTTCTCATTTTAGCTTCCGGAATACTACTTGCTTACCTTTCCATCACGAGACCAGAAGTCGGTGGAATTTTTGAACTTTTAGCAAAAGAAGAAAGCCGTGTAGATGGATTGAGTAAAATGAATTTGTATTTACCTCCGAACCATCCGACACTTCCTTGGACCGGGGCACTCAGTGGACTTTTTTTATTACATATTTTTTATTGGAATACAAATCAATATGTCGTACAGCGAACATTAGGTGGAAAATCACTTAGAGAGGCACGGTTTGGAATTTTAGTGGGTGGATTACTCAAACTTACAGTTCCATTTTTTTCTATCCTAACGGGTGTGGCTGCATTTCAAATTTGGACCGCACTGGGAGCAGCCACAGAGATTGCTCCTGACGAAGCATTTTCAAAATTAGTAGTCCTTGTGGTTCCTCTTGGTTATGGGCTTATTGGAGTGATTCTTGCCGGATTACTTGGTGCCATTTTTTCGAGTATCGATTCGATGTTACATTCGGCAGCCACTCTTTTTACTATCGATTTTTATAAACCATTCAAAGTTAGAATGAATCAAAAACTTTCTGATAGAGATGAAATGAATTCCGGAAGGATTTTCCTAATCATATTTTCTTGTTTGGTGACAATTCTTGCGATTCTTTTTGTAGATCCCAATTCAAAGAAAAACTTCTTTATCGAACTTTCAAACCAAAGTTCTCATTTTACCCCTGCCCTACTTGTGGTATTTTTATTTGGAATTTTGAATATAAAAATTGATAGTAGGATGATTTGTATTACCATCCTTCTTACTCCAGTATTTTCTTTTCTTTTGCCTTCTTTGTATTCCTATGTATCACCTACCTTCATAAAACAAATATTTGGTGATGACCTCAACTTTTTGCACCGTGTTTTTTTCAGTTTCCATTTTGCTATTGTCATTTTGAGTTTTGCTGCATACATTCAATATCGCAACACGAAAGGACCAGTGGACGCCAATACACAGAAAACGGGAACATTCAATGGAAAATTGCTACTTTTCTATTTCCGCAGCATCGTAAAACCAAGTGTCAGGAATTGGATTTTATTTCTTTTTATATTTTTGGGGCTGGTCACTACTAGAATCAAAATTCCTGAAATCAAAATCTATGTATCGATTGCGGGTTTTCTAATGTTTTTGATTTTTTCTTTTTTCATTACCATTCGGAAAAGAATGCCAAAACAAAACTTAGCAACATTATTTCGCAAACGAGACGAGTGGTTGTATGGAATCCTGCTAGGAACCACTTTTTTCTTTTACCTTTGGTTCTAA
- a CDS encoding GAF domain-containing protein, protein MLSELAPNDYFSGISLSFDLADDLHSFGSERSSEVVWEQTVKTIARIPEIISTWIFEYLPESQNFRLLALHSHSEFQIAPIVPKYSVPCYHVVDSNMIFELNLAGDESFFIPLAKTLSDKTSAMYLGYPIRSDIGTVIGVIGMVVEAKFKHKFKNLKLIDVIADQLSQELIRYKNEQLISETLNTASFVKHSLAELFRLLSAKSSDLTTTCRNYLQTGTKLFGLPLGLITSKIGDDWEYSLVEGYVHGIYEGQRFSKEESKFSLSHSHNSAIIRNEISSSSVEVREHLLEAEISCLMEFPLKVHNQTIGILGFYGIKNQKIESIELFQRVFELMGIGLANTIEKHNIDLLSKIVFLEKDSLPTE, encoded by the coding sequence ATGCTTTCAGAATTGGCTCCTAACGATTATTTTTCTGGAATTTCTCTTTCTTTTGATCTAGCGGATGACTTACATTCTTTTGGTTCGGAAAGGTCGTCGGAAGTGGTCTGGGAACAAACCGTAAAAACCATTGCACGCATTCCAGAAATCATTTCCACATGGATTTTTGAATACCTACCAGAATCACAAAACTTCCGTTTGTTGGCGCTGCATAGCCACTCTGAATTTCAAATCGCACCTATTGTACCAAAATATTCCGTTCCTTGTTATCATGTTGTCGATTCCAATATGATTTTTGAATTGAATTTGGCAGGTGACGAATCTTTTTTTATCCCCTTGGCGAAAACACTTTCTGACAAAACCTCCGCTATGTATTTGGGTTATCCCATTCGTTCCGATATTGGGACTGTAATCGGAGTGATCGGAATGGTGGTCGAAGCTAAGTTTAAACATAAATTTAAAAACTTAAAACTGATCGATGTCATTGCCGACCAATTGAGCCAAGAACTAATTCGATATAAAAATGAACAATTGATCTCTGAAACTTTAAATACTGCTTCTTTTGTGAAACATTCATTAGCGGAATTGTTTCGTCTACTTTCCGCAAAGTCTTCTGACCTAACAACAACTTGCCGAAATTATTTACAAACGGGTACAAAACTTTTTGGTTTGCCCTTGGGTTTGATTACTTCTAAAATCGGCGATGACTGGGAATACAGTTTGGTCGAAGGATATGTACATGGAATTTATGAGGGACAAAGATTTTCTAAAGAAGAATCTAAATTTTCACTCTCACATTCCCACAATTCGGCGATCATTCGAAATGAAATTTCTTCTTCTAGTGTGGAAGTTAGAGAGCACTTACTAGAAGCAGAGATCTCTTGCCTTATGGAGTTTCCTCTAAAAGTCCATAACCAAACCATTGGTATTTTAGGGTTTTACGGAATAAAGAATCAAAAGATTGAATCTATAGAATTGTTCCAACGTGTGTTTGAATTGATGGGGATTGGCCTAGCCAACACGATCGAAAAACATAACATTGATTTGTTGTCTAAAATAGTATTTTTGGAGAAGGATTCACTGCCGACCGAGTAA
- a CDS encoding CPBP family glutamic-type intramembrane protease, with protein MVNLIDTFLYGLTFSFFFNKYKNVWPLIIAHILTDVIAFYPNY; from the coding sequence ATTGTTAATTTAATTGATACATTTTTATATGGCCTTACATTTTCATTTTTTTTCAATAAATATAAGAATGTATGGCCACTGATTATTGCTCATATCCTCACCGATGTAATCGCTTTTTATCCGAATTACTGA